A window of the Brassica napus cultivar Da-Ae chromosome A2, Da-Ae, whole genome shotgun sequence genome harbors these coding sequences:
- the LOC106388956 gene encoding protein CHLOROPLAST IMPORT APPARATUS 2 isoform X1 has translation MSACLSSGGSAAAYSFELEKIKSPPSSSTTTTTRAASPSSTITESSNSPFAISTRKPRTQRKRPNQSYNEAAALLSTAYPNIFSPSSINHLYTNKKTHQNPHFYGFDEEDAELLLPSESIEEPDFLFIPAIQAKPDLYSDQKEVNSGVSINESEVSQFEFSDEFDAESILGEDVEEGIDSIMGKLEPGINRGRRINRLSQIMTMNKFAENIPLGLGLRSALRDHNDANRWRIHTVDFEQISPRIQTVVDVKTEEVKKSKKKKKKVAAAAAATVPSTEPSKEEAEERSGHHPMLKLDYDGVLEAWSDKATPFPEEILGSEATGGADVNARLAQIDLFGDNGVREASVLRYKEKRQTRLFSKKIRYQVRKLNADQRPRVKGRFVRRPSASPPSCQR, from the exons ATGTCGGCTTGCTTAAGCAGCGGCGGCTCCGCCGCCGCATACAGCTTCgagttagaaaaaataaaatcgcCACCGTCGAGCTCAACCACCACGACAACCAGAGCTGCTTCACCGTCGTCAACAATCACCGAATCTTCAAACTCACCGTTCGCAATCTCGACAAGAAAGCCAAGAACGCAGCGGAAACGACCAAACCAGAGTTACAACGAAGCGGCGGCTCTCCTCTCCACCGCTTATCCCAACATCTTCTCTCCCTCCTCAATCAACCACTTGTACACCAACAAGAAAACTCATCAGAATCCTCACTTCTACGGATTCGACGAGGAGGACGCTGAGCTGCTTCTACCCTCTGAATCAATCGAGGAGCCGGACTTTCTCTTTATCCCGGCGATTCAAGCCAAACCGGATCTCTACTCCGATCAAAAAGAGGTGAATTCCGGTGTGAGTATCAACGAGTCGGAGGTGAGTCAGTTTGAATTTTCCGACGAGTTCGACGCGGAGTCGATCCTCGGTGAGGACGTTGAAGAGGGGATCGATAGTATAATGGGGAAACTCGAACCGGGAATCAATCGTGGCCGTCGAATTAACCGGTTAAGTCAGATCATGACGATGAATAAATTCGCCGAAAATATCCCACTGGGACTTGGACTGAGAAGCGCTCTCAGAGACCACAACGACGCTAACCGGTGGAGAATCCACACCGTCGATTTCGAACAGATCTCGCCGCGAATCCAAACCGTCGTTGATGTGAAGACGGAGGAGGTTaagaagagcaagaagaagaagaagaaagttgcggcggcggcggcggcgacgGTGCCATCGACGGAACCGAGTAAAGAAGAGGCGGAGGAGAGATCAGGCCATCATCCGATGTTGAAGCTCGACTACGACGGCGTTTTGGAAGCTTGGTCTGATAAAGCGACGCCGTTTCCAGAGGAGATTCTGGGATCGGAAGCTACCGGAGGAGCCGACGTCAAT GCCAGATTAGCTCAGATTGATTTGTTCGGAGACAATGGAGTACGAGAGGCAAGTGTTTTGAGGTACAAAGAGAAACGTCAAACTCGGCTTTTCTCCAAGAAAATTAGATACCAAGTTCGAAAACTCAACGCAGATCAACGTCCTCGAGTGAAG GGACGATTCGTGAGAAGGCCCAGTGCAAGCCCTCCAAGTTGTCAAAGATAA
- the LOC106388956 gene encoding protein CHLOROPLAST IMPORT APPARATUS 2 isoform X2, whose translation MSACLSSGGSAAAYSFELEKIKSPPSSSTTTTTRAASPSSTITESSNSPFAISTRKPRTQRKRPNQSYNEAAALLSTAYPNIFSPSSINHLYTNKKTHQNPHFYGFDEEDAELLLPSESIEEPDFLFIPAIQAKPDLYSDQKEVNSGVSINESEVSQFEFSDEFDAESILGEDVEEGIDSIMGKLEPGINRGRRINRLSQIMTMNKFAENIPLGLGLRSALRDHNDANRWRIHTVDFEQISPRIQTVVDVKTEEVKKSKKKKKKVAAAAAATVPSTEPSKEEAEERSGHHPMLKLDYDGVLEAWSDKATPFPEEILGSEATGGADVNARLAQIDLFGDNGVREASVLRYKEKRQTRLFSKKIRYQVRKLNADQRPRVKVSSPTLMRG comes from the exons ATGTCGGCTTGCTTAAGCAGCGGCGGCTCCGCCGCCGCATACAGCTTCgagttagaaaaaataaaatcgcCACCGTCGAGCTCAACCACCACGACAACCAGAGCTGCTTCACCGTCGTCAACAATCACCGAATCTTCAAACTCACCGTTCGCAATCTCGACAAGAAAGCCAAGAACGCAGCGGAAACGACCAAACCAGAGTTACAACGAAGCGGCGGCTCTCCTCTCCACCGCTTATCCCAACATCTTCTCTCCCTCCTCAATCAACCACTTGTACACCAACAAGAAAACTCATCAGAATCCTCACTTCTACGGATTCGACGAGGAGGACGCTGAGCTGCTTCTACCCTCTGAATCAATCGAGGAGCCGGACTTTCTCTTTATCCCGGCGATTCAAGCCAAACCGGATCTCTACTCCGATCAAAAAGAGGTGAATTCCGGTGTGAGTATCAACGAGTCGGAGGTGAGTCAGTTTGAATTTTCCGACGAGTTCGACGCGGAGTCGATCCTCGGTGAGGACGTTGAAGAGGGGATCGATAGTATAATGGGGAAACTCGAACCGGGAATCAATCGTGGCCGTCGAATTAACCGGTTAAGTCAGATCATGACGATGAATAAATTCGCCGAAAATATCCCACTGGGACTTGGACTGAGAAGCGCTCTCAGAGACCACAACGACGCTAACCGGTGGAGAATCCACACCGTCGATTTCGAACAGATCTCGCCGCGAATCCAAACCGTCGTTGATGTGAAGACGGAGGAGGTTaagaagagcaagaagaagaagaagaaagttgcggcggcggcggcggcgacgGTGCCATCGACGGAACCGAGTAAAGAAGAGGCGGAGGAGAGATCAGGCCATCATCCGATGTTGAAGCTCGACTACGACGGCGTTTTGGAAGCTTGGTCTGATAAAGCGACGCCGTTTCCAGAGGAGATTCTGGGATCGGAAGCTACCGGAGGAGCCGACGTCAAT GCCAGATTAGCTCAGATTGATTTGTTCGGAGACAATGGAGTACGAGAGGCAAGTGTTTTGAGGTACAAAGAGAAACGTCAAACTCGGCTTTTCTCCAAGAAAATTAGATACCAAGTTCGAAAACTCAACGCAGATCAACGTCCTCGAGTGAAGGTATCTTCACCCACCTTAATGCGTGGTTAA